The DNA window GGCGCTGCTCGCTCTCGGCGAGCTGCACGGCGAGGCGCTGCTCGCTCTCCCCGAGTTGTACGGCGAGGTGCTGGTCGGTCTCGTCGAGGCGGGTCGTGAGGCGCTGCTCGATCGCGGCGAGGTGGCCGTCGAGGCGTTCGTCGGTCTCCCGCAGGCGGGCGGTGACCCGCGCGTCGGTCTCCTCCAGGCGGGCGGTGAGCCGCCTGCCGGTCTCCTCGACGTCGGCGGCGGTCTCGTAGAGCTTGCCGGTGAGGCGCTGGTCGGTCTCGTCGAGCCGGGCGGTGAGGACACGGCCGGTCTCGTCGAGCCGCGCGGACAGGTTGCGGTCGGTCTCGTCGAGCCGCGCCGAGAGGTTGCGGCCGGTCTCCTCCAGCCGGGCCGCGCCGTCGTCGAGGCGCGCGCCGAGACGCTGCTCGACGGCCTCGACCTGGCCGGAGAGCCGCTCGGCGGTGCCGGCCAGCCGGTCGTTGACGCCCTCGGACAGCTCGCCGACGACCGCCTCCACCCGGTCGGTACGGGAGCTCAGCTCGGCCACCGACCTGTCGAGCCTGGTGAAACGGCCGGCGGCGGCCTCCATGCCGGCGTGCAGACCGGCCAGCATGTCGGCGAAGTCGGTCATCCCCTTGGTGATGCCGTCGGTGGTCTCCAGCACGGCCTGCAGCCGCCTGAGCGCCTCGTCGACGCTGTCGCCCACGGTGCCGAGGTCGGCCCAGAGGCCCGGCAGCTCGGACACCGGGGCGACGCGCGCGTCCACGTGGCCCAGCCGGTCGCCGACGGCGTCGACGTGGTCGCGTACGGCCTCGACGTGCTGTGCCAGCCCTTCCGCCCACATCGGGGGCTTGGCGGAGATGTCCTCCAGCCGCCCGTTGACCGACTCCAGGGCGCCGCTGAGGCCGCCCAGCTCGCGTTCGCGCACCTCACGCAGCAGCCACTCCATGCCTTCGAGCCGCTGGCGGATCTCGTCGAGGACGGCTCCCTGCGTGCGCTGCTCGTAGACGTGGTCCTGTGACGCGCGGTTGAGCAGGTCTCGCATCCTCTCGGAGACGTTCGTGTAGCCCCCTGTCGTGAGAAGGGTCGTGTGGTTGGAATTGTCCACCGAAAGGCTCCTTCGCTCGCCGGCGGTATGCCGCGCAGCGGTGGGATAGGTCCGGTTTGCACATGAAATGGCGAGAACGCGACAACCGCATCAGGGGGAGAACTCCCGCCCGCCAACCTTAGCCCCTCGATCAAGGTCCGGAAGCGCCGAATGGAAAGATCGTGGTTGACGGGAGATCGGGCGTTTTCCGTGGTCAGGCACCCGGGGAGGTGTCGCAGATGAAGGCATATGGGCGCTCCATGATGCGAGTCAGGATGATTACCGCTGACTTTTCCCCATTGAGCCGCAGGTCTGCCCGGAGCCGTTCGATGTCGAGAGCGGAGCCCCGCTTTTTGATGGTGACATTTCCGATCCGTCGCTCACGCAGCGCCGCCCGGAGTTTCTTCAGCGAGAACGTCATCACCTCGTCCACGGCGTAACGGGCGGCCCACGGGGTGTCGATCGGCTCGTCGGCCGCGATGTAGGCGATCTGCTGGTCGAGCAGCCGCCCGCCGACCAGGGCGGCCACCTCGCGCACCAGGTGCGCCCTGATGGCGGCCCCGTCGGGCTCGTAGACGTAACGGCCCAGCGCGCCCACCGGGGCGAGGCGCTCGGGGCCGGTGGCGGACAGGGTGTGGCCGCCGGGCAGCAGGGTGGCGCGGCGCATGGCACGGGTGCCCGGGCCGGTCCAGATGGTCGCCTCCTTGACCTCCCCCTTGTACGAGACCCACTCGGTCTCCGCCGACTCCGGCAGGTAGGAGTAGGGGATGCCAGGGGCGACCTTGACGCAGGCGCGACGGGCCCGCGCCACCAGGTCGAGCACCGTCGGCCACGGCGGCGAGTAGGCCAGCGGGTCGAACGTGCGCCCCCGCCCGGTGCGCCGGGCCGGGTCGGCGAAGAGCACGTCGTGGTCCTCGGGCCGCACCGCCCCCGCGTTGCCCTCGACCACGCTCACCCGGTCCGCGACGCCGAGCGCCTCGGCGTTCGCCCTGGCCACGGCGACGGTCAGCGGGTCGATGTCCACGGCGGTCACCGTGCAGCCGGCGCGCGCCAGTGCGACGAGGTCGCCGCCGATGCCGCAGCAGGCGTCGATCACGCGCGCCCCGGCCAGGCGGCGGGCGCGGTGCTCGGCGACCTCCTTGCGGGTGGACTGCTCCAGGCCGTGCGGGGTGAAGAACATCAGCCCGGCGTCCTCGCCGAACTTCGCCCGCGCCCGCTCGCGAAGGGCCGCCTGGGTGAGCGCGGCCGAGGTGAGCGCGGCGTCGTACGTGCGGCGCAGTCTCGTCGCGGCGGCGACCGGGTCGGCCCCCGTGGCGGTCAGCTCCCCGGCCTCGGCGAGCGCCTGCCGGCCGCGGGGGGTCAGGAGCTGTCGGAAGGCGTCGAGGTCCACGTTGCCCGACGTTATCGCGTCGCGGAACCCCTCGTGACGCGGCCCGTGACGCCCTCGGAGGGGTCCTCGGCGGCGCAGGAGGGGGCGGGGGTGTCGCCCAGGGACAGCAGGAGCTTGCGGAGCAGAGCGGCCAGGGTGTCACGCTCGCCGGCGGGGAGCCCGGACAGCAGGCGGGTCTCGTGGGCCGCGTGCCGTCCGAGAACGTCGTCCGCCACGCGCCTGCCCTCGTCCGTGAGCCCGACGAACGTCATCCGCCGGTTGCCGGGGGCGGGCCACCGGTCGACGAGCCCGCGGTCGAGCAGGTGGTCGATGCGGTTGGTGAGCGCGCCCGGGCTCACCATGGCGGCGGCCGAGAGGTCCTTCATGCACATGCGGGCGTCCTCGGCGCGCAGGAGCGTGGCGAGCACGTCGAACTCCCACGCCTCCAGCCCGTGCTCGGACAGGAACTCCTTGGCGGCCCGGTCCAGCAGCCGCGCGGCGCGCGTGACGCGGCCGATCACGCCCGTGGGGGAGACGTCGACGCCGGGCCGCGCCCGCGCCCACTGGCCGATGATCTCGTCGACCGCGTCGATCGGCTCGTCCATGCGGTCGATCCTACGACATTGAAATGTTCGACGCCGAGGGCTATCTTCGGCATGGAAGATTTCGATGTCGAAGTGTTTGAGGTGAGAGTGATGCGGGTTCTGGTGATCGGCGCGACCGGGTACATCGGGGCGGCCGTGGTGGAGCGGCTGGCCGCGGGGGGTCACGAGGTGACGGCGTACGTACGCCCGGCGGCCGACGGCGCGCGGCGGGTGCCGGCGGCGGCAGGCGAGCGGTACGGCGACCTGTCGGACCCGGCGACGCTACGGGCCGCACTCGAGTCCGGGGACGGGTTCGACGCCGTCGTGCACGCCGGGCAGCTCACCGGCGACCGTGAGACCGACCTCGCCGTGGCCGGGGTCCCGGCCGCCGCCGGGGTACGGATGGTCTACCTCAGCGGCGTCTGGGTGCTCGGCGCGGTCGACGGGGGCGACGAGGACAGTCCGGCCCGGCCGATTCCGCTCGTGGCGTACCGGGACGAGGTGGAGCGGGTGGTGCTCGGCGGCGGCGGCTCCGTCGTACGGCCCGGCGTGGTGCACGGCCGGGGCGCGGGCATCCTGGTGCTCCTTCGGGACCTGGCCGCCGAGCGCGGCGCCGGCGTGTACGTCTCGGCCGGCGGCGCGGCGCCCACCTGGCCGTTCGTGCACGTGGACGACCTGGCCGAGCTCGTCGCGGCGGTCGTGGAGCGCGGCCGGGCGGTCGTCTACCACGGCGTGGGCGAGGAGGCCGTGCCGCTCACGGACGTGGCCGAGGCGGCGGCCCGCGCGGCCGGCGTCAAGGAGGCCGCGGAGCCCTGGCCGGTGGAGGAGGCGGCGCAGGCGCTCGGGACGGGGTTCGCCGAGGCCCTGGCGCTCGGCCAGCGGGTCGGCGCCCCGCGCACCCGCCGGGAGCTCGGCTGGGCCCCGAGCCGGCCGGGGGTCGTCGCCGAGCTCATCGAGGGCTCGTACGCCTGATCGACACCCGTTGTTCCGATCGCTGTCAGCGGACGCGGACGCGTTCGTGTTGACTGTCAAGGCCCTCTTGCATATGTTTCCTGTTGGCACTCTCCCCTTGAGAGTGCCAACGTGCGACGAGGCAGGTCTGACACCCGCGACGGCAGGCCCAGCTGGTCGCCTCTTCTGATCATTCAAATCTGAAGGGGAGGTCCGATCGTGACGACCGCCACCAAGGTTCCCGTTAAGCCGCTCGGCGACCGCATTGTGGTTCAGCCGCTTGAGGCCGAGCAGACCACGGCTTCCGGCCTGGTCATCCCGGACACCGCCAAGGAGAAGCCGCAGGAGGGCCGAGTGCTCGCGGTGGGTCCGGGCAACTGGGACGAGGACGGCGAGAAGCGCATTCCGCTCGACGTCTCCGAGGGCGACATCGTCCTCTACAGCAAGTACGGCGGCACCGAGGTCAAGTACAACGGCGAGGAGTACCTCGTGCTCTCCGCCCGCGACGTTCTCGCGATCATCGAGAAGTAGGCCGGATGCGTCGAGCCCCGGGCGCTTTAGGGCGGCCGGGGCTTTCGACGCCAGGAGAGGACTTTCAGCATGGCGAAGATCCTGGAGTTCGACGAGAACGCGCGGCGCGCGCTGGAGCGCGGCGTCAACGCTCTCGCGGACGCCGTGAAGGTTACCCTCGGCCCGCGGGGCCGCAACGTCGTCATCGACAAGAAGTTCGGTGCGCCGACGATCACGAACGACGGTGTGACCATCGCTCGTGAGATCGAGCTGGAGGAGCGCTACGAGAACCTCGGCGCCCAGCTCGCCAAGGAAGTGGCCACCAAGACCAACGACATCGCGGGTGACGGCACCACCACCGCGACCGTCCTGGCCCAGGCCATGGTCCGCGAGGGCCTGCGCAACGTCGCCGCCGGCGCGTCGCCGCTGTCGCTGAAGCGCGGCATCGACAAGGCCGCCAAGGCGGTCAGTGACAAGCTGCTCGACAGCGCCCGCGAGGTCGGCGACAAGAACGAGATCGCCAACGTCGCCACCATCTCCGCCCAGGACGCCAAGATCGGCGAGCTGATCGCCGAGGCGTTCGACAAGGTGGGCAAGGACGGTGTCCTCACCGTCGAAGAGTCCAACGCCATGGGCATGGAGCTCGAGTTCACCGAGGGCATGCAGTTCGACAAGGGCTACCTGTCGGCCTACATGGTGACCGACCCCGAGCGCATGGAGGCCGTCCTGGAGGACGCCTACATCCTGCTCACCCAGGGCAAGGTCTCCTCCATCGCGGACTTCCTGCCGCTGCTGGAGAAGATCGCCCAGACCAAGAAGCCGCTGCTCGTGGTCGCCGAGGACGTCGAGGGCGAGGCCCTGGCCGTCCTGGTCACCAACAAGATCCGCGGCACCTTCACCTCCGTCGCCGTCAAGGCCCCCGGCTTCGGCGACCGCCGCAAGGCGATGCTGCAGGACATGGCCATCCTCACCGGCGGCCAGGTCGTCAGCGAGGAGGTCGGCCTCAAGCTGGAGCACGTCGGCCTGGAGGTGCTCGGCACCGCCCGCCGCGTCGTGGTGACCAAGGACACCACGACCATCGTCGACGGCGCCGGCGACGCGCAGGCCATCGAGGACCGCGTCAAGGAGATCAAGCTCGCCATCGAGCAGTCCGACTCCGACTGGGACCGCGAGAAGCTGCAGGAGCGCCTGGCCAAGCTCGCCGGCGGCGTGTGCGTGCTGCGCGTCGGCGCGGCCACCGAGGTCGAGCTCAAGGAGAAGAAGCACCGCCTGGAGGACGCGATCTCCGCGACCCGCGCGGCGATCGAGGAGGGCATCGTCTCCGGCGGTGGCTCCGCGCTCATCCACGTCTCCAAGGACCTCGACGACCTCGGCCTGGTCGGCGACGAGGCCACGGGCGTCGGCATCGTCCGCCGTTCGCTGGTCGAGCCGGCCCGCTGGATCGCCGAGAACGCCGGTCTTGAGGGCTACGTCGTCACGCACAAGATCGCCGAGCTGTCCGCGGGCCACGGCCTCAACGCCGCGACCGGCGAGTACGGCGACCTGATCGGCCAGGGCGTCATCGACCCGGTCAAGGTCACCCGTTCGGCCGTCCAGAACGCCGCCTCGATCGCGGGCATGCTGCTCACCACCGAGGCCCTCGTCGTGGACAAGCCCGAGGAGGAGGCTCCGGCCGCCGGCCAGGGTCACGGTCACGGCCACGGCCACTGATCGGCCCTTCCCGCATCACCTGTCACGGCCCGCGTCCCGCTGCCGCCTTCCGGCGGAGGGGGAGGCGGGCCGTGGCGGTTTCCGGGGCCCCCGGGCGGGGTGCGTACGCTGGTCGCCGGGAGGTGGCGGGATGCAGTACCGGCGGGCGGTGCGGAGGTTGGAGCGGCTCGCCGAGA is part of the Nonomuraea coxensis DSM 45129 genome and encodes:
- a CDS encoding apolipoprotein A1/A4/E domain-containing protein encodes the protein MDNSNHTTLLTTGGYTNVSERMRDLLNRASQDHVYEQRTQGAVLDEIRQRLEGMEWLLREVRERELGGLSGALESVNGRLEDISAKPPMWAEGLAQHVEAVRDHVDAVGDRLGHVDARVAPVSELPGLWADLGTVGDSVDEALRRLQAVLETTDGITKGMTDFADMLAGLHAGMEAAAGRFTRLDRSVAELSSRTDRVEAVVGELSEGVNDRLAGTAERLSGQVEAVEQRLGARLDDGAARLEETGRNLSARLDETDRNLSARLDETGRVLTARLDETDQRLTGKLYETAADVEETGRRLTARLEETDARVTARLRETDERLDGHLAAIEQRLTTRLDETDQHLAVQLGESEQRLAVQLAESEQRLAARLEAVDVRLEGVDVRLDRVEGRLVGLDTRLTGFDARLESAEECMADIDTRLDGLDGRMSGVDKRLTHMDGQLGALDKRLGTVDGHLGRHDDRFDALDTRIDGRFTALDERVAAADQRIGETANRSEGRFNKLDTQFDALDERLGEAEEHLSGRFDGFDTRFNGFDAHLTGLTARAEQAGEHLDAIDGRIDAVGRRVDGLPASLGLPELLGSQAGEQTERLTAAADALTELVGSRPDRDELARTVTGIVEPVGADLTRRLGALEETMLALAEALLRPTRTKD
- a CDS encoding class I SAM-dependent methyltransferase — translated: MDLDAFRQLLTPRGRQALAEAGELTATGADPVAAATRLRRTYDAALTSAALTQAALRERARAKFGEDAGLMFFTPHGLEQSTRKEVAEHRARRLAGARVIDACCGIGGDLVALARAGCTVTAVDIDPLTVAVARANAEALGVADRVSVVEGNAGAVRPEDHDVLFADPARRTGRGRTFDPLAYSPPWPTVLDLVARARRACVKVAPGIPYSYLPESAETEWVSYKGEVKEATIWTGPGTRAMRRATLLPGGHTLSATGPERLAPVGALGRYVYEPDGAAIRAHLVREVAALVGGRLLDQQIAYIAADEPIDTPWAARYAVDEVMTFSLKKLRAALRERRIGNVTIKKRGSALDIERLRADLRLNGEKSAVIILTRIMERPYAFICDTSPGA
- a CDS encoding MarR family winged helix-turn-helix transcriptional regulator; protein product: MDEPIDAVDEIIGQWARARPGVDVSPTGVIGRVTRAARLLDRAAKEFLSEHGLEAWEFDVLATLLRAEDARMCMKDLSAAAMVSPGALTNRIDHLLDRGLVDRWPAPGNRRMTFVGLTDEGRRVADDVLGRHAAHETRLLSGLPAGERDTLAALLRKLLLSLGDTPAPSCAAEDPSEGVTGRVTRGSATR
- a CDS encoding NAD-dependent epimerase/dehydratase family protein, whose product is MRVLVIGATGYIGAAVVERLAAGGHEVTAYVRPAADGARRVPAAAGERYGDLSDPATLRAALESGDGFDAVVHAGQLTGDRETDLAVAGVPAAAGVRMVYLSGVWVLGAVDGGDEDSPARPIPLVAYRDEVERVVLGGGGSVVRPGVVHGRGAGILVLLRDLAAERGAGVYVSAGGAAPTWPFVHVDDLAELVAAVVERGRAVVYHGVGEEAVPLTDVAEAAARAAGVKEAAEPWPVEEAAQALGTGFAEALALGQRVGAPRTRRELGWAPSRPGVVAELIEGSYA
- the groES gene encoding co-chaperone GroES; amino-acid sequence: MTTATKVPVKPLGDRIVVQPLEAEQTTASGLVIPDTAKEKPQEGRVLAVGPGNWDEDGEKRIPLDVSEGDIVLYSKYGGTEVKYNGEEYLVLSARDVLAIIEK
- the groL gene encoding chaperonin GroEL (60 kDa chaperone family; promotes refolding of misfolded polypeptides especially under stressful conditions; forms two stacked rings of heptamers to form a barrel-shaped 14mer; ends can be capped by GroES; misfolded proteins enter the barrel where they are refolded when GroES binds), which produces MAKILEFDENARRALERGVNALADAVKVTLGPRGRNVVIDKKFGAPTITNDGVTIAREIELEERYENLGAQLAKEVATKTNDIAGDGTTTATVLAQAMVREGLRNVAAGASPLSLKRGIDKAAKAVSDKLLDSAREVGDKNEIANVATISAQDAKIGELIAEAFDKVGKDGVLTVEESNAMGMELEFTEGMQFDKGYLSAYMVTDPERMEAVLEDAYILLTQGKVSSIADFLPLLEKIAQTKKPLLVVAEDVEGEALAVLVTNKIRGTFTSVAVKAPGFGDRRKAMLQDMAILTGGQVVSEEVGLKLEHVGLEVLGTARRVVVTKDTTTIVDGAGDAQAIEDRVKEIKLAIEQSDSDWDREKLQERLAKLAGGVCVLRVGAATEVELKEKKHRLEDAISATRAAIEEGIVSGGGSALIHVSKDLDDLGLVGDEATGVGIVRRSLVEPARWIAENAGLEGYVVTHKIAELSAGHGLNAATGEYGDLIGQGVIDPVKVTRSAVQNAASIAGMLLTTEALVVDKPEEEAPAAGQGHGHGHGH